A stretch of DNA from Aspergillus flavus chromosome 3, complete sequence:
TGGAAAGATTGACGATAGTGTTCAGGTCGTGGATTGTGGGATCAAAATTGAATATAGCGCAGCCGAGGATGGGCTCATATCGAACAGATATGAAGTAGAAATGAATCGAATCGTTATCATGCAATTTCCAGATGATTAGTATGCAGAGGTCTTGTTGGACATCGGCCGAGGTTCAAAGCCCTGGATTGGCGATAACGTCATGCTCACGTGTGGCCCGTGCATGCAACGGTCGCGGCATGTGATCCTAGACGCAACTGTGAACCTCACATATTATTTCTGTCTACGAAATTGGAATCAGAAGTATATGTTACTAGGTAGTTAGATTGCTATTCCAATGAGTCTACAAAAAGTTCAACCCATTGCTCCCTCCAAACGAAACCGTACGAAGCCCGACAAATACCATCCTTCTGgataaaaaaacaaaaccgTCCGTCCCAAAACCCCGTACCCAGTGGTAATCATGATGCAGATTCCGTAAGAAAAATTGATTGAGAACAAGTATCACACCGTAAGCGCTCAGCACCTCGGTCCATTCGAGCCAGCGAGAATCGGTCGTGTGACGACAGCCGCTATTGTACGTCGGACGAGGAACGAAACAAGAAGGAATCGAGGGCGAGGCATTTAGCCACCGAAACCGTAGAGGGTACGGCCCTGGCGCTTGAGGGCGTAGACCACGTCCAGCGAGGTGACGGTCTTACGCTTGGCGTGCTCGGTGTAGGTAACGGCATCACGAATGACGGACTCAAGGAAGGACTTGAGAACACCACGAGTCTCCTCGTAGATCATGGCGGAGATACGCTTGACACCACCACGGCGAGCGAGACGACGGATGGCGGGCTTGGTGATACCCTGGATGTTGTCACGCAAGATCTTGCGGTGACGCTTGGCGCCACCCTTTCCGAGGCCCTTACCACCTTTGCCACCTAAAGCAAATGAATGTCAGCAAGAGTTGACGACAGATCGGTGTAGAGTAGGCTAGGGAGTGTCCATGGAAAATTGGACGATTGGATGTTGGATGCAAGGCACTCTATGCCTTAGGCCCCCACATGACATCACGTGCCATTAGGGGTGCACCATCAACTTGAATGTCGACGACGCGGAGGGGGTTGTCAACGACCAAGAGAGAACGGCAAGGAAGTACTTACGTCCAGACATGTTGTGTGAAGTTCAAATATGATGAAAAGAGATGGATATCGATGAGATATAGATGGAAACGGTGGGTTGCAGGACGATAGACGCGACGCGTTGCGGGCCGGTTGCTGAAATCAGAGgtgcaagaagaaggggaaaaaagagcGTCAGGAAAGGCTTTGTAAGGAGAGGGGCTATAGCTTATATAGCTTTTCCGGGCGGGCGGCAAGGGAAAGGGTGATTTCGCCTGAGAATTTCCCACAGGGTTAATGACTAATCGTAGGGGAATGGACAGTCAAAAGCAACGCAGCGTGTTGATTGGCGGGTAGCGGGGGTGAAAAAGGGCGTTATGAACGACCGCTTTCAAGCCCGTGTTTTTGGGCGTTCGTTGTTGGCGCATCAGCCGCTAAAACGCGGACCCCGAGGGGCGGGTCGCTGATCACGTGACCATGACATCGGATATCTCAACCTCATCAAATACTATGGTTCGTCCTGGACTCATGATTCTCCACAAAAGCAAGGCAAAGCAACAATTATATGCAATTGCAATATTCAGAGAAATACTTGCAATATCTAGTCCATCACACTTGCGACTGGACTCCCTGGGGATGAACAAACGCAAGTGTTCATACCTGACATTCTCCTTGCGGTCGCCTACATACCTACTTGAGTGAGGACGCGCCACGGCTAACAATTACCGGGCCATGTGTCCTTTATCAAAATCTGGAAGCTGAACTATCTAGTCATGTTGCGTTGGATTAACCCAGTATCACCCTTAGTAGAGCCAGAGATCGTCGAGAATTTAAAGCTCATGTCAAAACCATCCTTTAACTTGGTTGTAAACCTGTATTGTATCTGTCATACATCCTCCCACTATCGCACATAATACCAAGACGccttgagaaaagaaaaggaaaaggaaaaggaacttGGGAGGGGAGTTGGACGAAAATGTGCGATCAAACTCCGTACAACGCTCAAGTCGAATAAATGATAATTAACAACATGCTGAATGCAATCGAACTTCTTTTAACGACATCCTCGTCCAGATGCCGTGTCGTAGAAAACGCTCTCAATAAATGCTGCCGACCAACAGATAAAATTACTAGAGAAACATAGCTTCATGATCATGAGGAGGAAAAATAAGAACAAGATAAATGAAAACAGAGACAACTGACGCACGGGCGAGTGCATACAGGTCGAGGTTCCAACGCCATATGATCATGACTTTTGTGCCCCTTCACCGGAAGATATGAAGTGCAAAGAGTGAAGACCCGCGGTTTATTACCATCGCAAAGGCCATACTTCGAGCTTCAACACGGTGAGAAAGGCACAgccagaacaaaaaaaaaaggtatcACAAAAGTCAAATTGAGGGTTGCAATAGAAATGGCACGTCGTATACTGCACGATACATCGTAAGAATAAACTTCGGAGAGAAGATGAACAATCATTCTTGTATCTGATGACCGGAGGCAGTATGTTGCTGGATAGTAGTAGATGTTATCTTAGAAACGTCGAACTCGTCATACGTGTAAGGCGGAATATAATTCGCTATGAGGGTGCAGGTTGATTCATCCTTGAATAACTGCTGGTCTTTGTGTTTCCTTTAGGAAACTGCTTTGCATGGGCTCGATATATGGATAGCTGTGTGGAGTGGGTGAAGAATTCCGGGAGCTACCACCAGTAGCTGCGTCCGTCTTAGGCGACGCTGTTGGTGAAGATTGAGAAGAAGACGTCTGTGTGTTATGAGGGGAAGACTTATCCAAGCTTGGTATGGGGCGAGTGTTGTGGGAAGAGTTCGAGGAACCGAAGAAACAATATCGGTCAACAAGCTCCTTGTACACCGAGGACTCTCGATGGGGCTTGCTTGACAATAAAGAAGACGGTTTCGATTGTTCGGCCTGAGGTTGGATTCTTGACTGTGAATGACTATCGCCCAGAGGCCGGTCGACAATCGTCCCTCTTCCCTTGACAGGGCTGTACTTCCCACCCCCTGGCGGGGATACTTCGGACTTTGCCCGAGCAGTGAGTGTGGTCCGGTCGTGCGCTGACTTGGTGCGCATTGCAGCACTCAAAGACGTTTCGAAATCATAACGACTACCAAATATCTGGGAAGACTGCTTGTCACGACGCACGGGAGCCACCGCATCGTCATCATGTGTTCTAATACCATAGGGAGGCCGATCTTTAGCACCTCGAGTGTTGCggccaaaggaaagatagtCGTTCAAACTCGAGAGGTCATCGAATGACGCAGACTTTCCTTGGTTGTTGGCGCTAGAGCCAGCGAAGGTC
This window harbors:
- a CDS encoding histone H4.2 (H42_EMENI histone H4.2), which encodes MSGRGKGGKGLGKGGAKRHRKILRDNIQGITKPAIRRLARRGGVKRISAMIYEETRGVLKSFLESVIRDAVTYTEHAKRKTVTSLDVVYALKRQGRTLYGFGG